A window of the Ostrea edulis chromosome 1, xbOstEdul1.1, whole genome shotgun sequence genome harbors these coding sequences:
- the LOC125671780 gene encoding soma ferritin-like: protein MAESQCRQNFHQESEAGINRQINMELYASYAYQSMSFYFNRDDVALPGFSKYFKNASDEEREHAEKLMKYQNKRGGRIVLQDIGKPDRDEWATGLDAMQVALQLEKTVNQSLLDLHKLADKHGDAQMCDFIETEYLEEQVNAIKEISDHITQLKRVGSGLGEYEYDRRLDS, encoded by the exons ATGGCAGAATCCCAGTGTCGTCAAAATTTCCACCAAGAGAGCGAGGCCGGCATTAACCGCCAAATCAACATGGAATTATATGCCAGCTATGCCTACCAATCCATG TCTTTCTACTTCAACCGTGATGATGTGGCTCTCCCTGGATTCAGCAAGTATTTCAAAAACGCTTCTGATGAGGAACGCGAGCATGCCGAGAAGCTGATGAAGTACCAGAACAAGAGAGGGGGGCGTATCGTGCTTCAGGACATTGGT AAACCTGACCGTGATGAGTGGGCAACTGGACTGGACGCCATGCAGGTGGCGCTTCAGCTGGAAAAGACTGTGAACCAGTCCTTACTTGACCTTCATAAGCTCGCAGACAAGCATGGAGATGCACAG atGTGCGACTTCATCGAGACCGAGTACTTGGAGGAGCAAGTGAACGCCATCAAGGAGATTTCTGACCACATCACTCAGTTGAAGAGAGTTGGAAGTGGATTGGGAGAGTATGAATACGACCGTCGCCTCGACTcttaa